One Aneurinibacillus migulanus genomic region harbors:
- a CDS encoding assimilatory sulfite reductase (NADPH) flavoprotein subunit, whose amino-acid sequence MQLQVINSPFNQEQAELLNRLLPTLTESQKAWLSGYLTAIQSASAPGTSEVLTTEISAESTGQTISREVIILYGSQTGNAQRLAENAGKALEGNGFQVIVSSMSDFKANHLKKAQNLLIIVSTHGEGEPPDNALSFHEFLHGRRAPKLDGLRFSVLSLGDSSYEFFCQTGKEFDQRLEELGATRLYPRVDCDLDYDEPASEWLAGVYGGLSEAQQGGGATPAPATALQVSESVYSRTNPFKAEVLENLNLNGRGSNKETRHLELSLEGSGLTFEPGDILGVYPENEPALVDMFLEEMNWDPEELVTINKQGGVRPLKEALVSHFEITVLTKPLLEQAVQLSANKDLRELLSPDNEENLKAYLEGRDLLDLVRDFGPWRVSAQAFISILRKMPARLYSIASSLSANPDEVHLTIGAVRYDAHGRKRKGVCSCLCAERLQPGDTLPVYIQPNQNFKLPKNPDTPIIMVGPGTGIAPFRSFMQEREEIGAEGKSWLFFGDQHYVTDFLYQTEWQKWLKEGVLTKMDVAFSRDTDEKVYVQHRMLEHSKELFEWIQEGAVVYICGDKKNMAYDVHNTLLAIIEKEGSMSREKAEDYLADMQQQKRYQRDVY is encoded by the coding sequence TTGCAACTTCAGGTAATAAACAGTCCATTTAATCAGGAGCAGGCAGAGCTCCTTAACCGCCTTCTGCCGACCTTGACGGAATCGCAAAAAGCCTGGCTAAGCGGTTATCTGACAGCAATCCAGTCTGCTTCTGCTCCAGGAACATCAGAAGTGTTGACGACAGAAATTTCTGCCGAGAGCACCGGACAGACAATTTCAAGAGAAGTGATTATTCTTTATGGATCACAGACTGGCAACGCCCAAAGGCTTGCGGAGAATGCAGGCAAGGCACTAGAGGGGAACGGCTTTCAAGTAATCGTTTCATCCATGAGTGATTTTAAAGCAAACCATTTGAAGAAAGCCCAAAACCTGCTTATTATCGTGAGCACACATGGGGAAGGGGAGCCGCCGGATAACGCGCTGTCTTTCCATGAGTTTCTTCATGGCAGACGGGCGCCAAAGCTTGACGGTCTTCGGTTTTCTGTTTTGTCGCTCGGGGACAGCTCATATGAGTTTTTTTGTCAGACGGGAAAAGAGTTCGATCAGCGGCTGGAAGAGCTCGGAGCCACACGGCTTTATCCGCGTGTTGACTGCGATCTTGACTATGATGAGCCAGCATCCGAATGGCTTGCAGGAGTCTATGGTGGATTAAGTGAAGCACAGCAGGGCGGAGGTGCCACTCCAGCTCCAGCAACAGCCCTTCAAGTGAGTGAATCAGTGTATTCTAGAACAAATCCGTTCAAAGCGGAAGTGCTTGAAAATTTAAATTTGAACGGTCGTGGTTCGAATAAAGAAACACGCCACCTTGAATTATCGCTTGAAGGGTCTGGCCTTACATTTGAGCCAGGTGACATCCTTGGTGTCTATCCGGAAAACGAGCCGGCTCTTGTAGACATGTTTCTTGAAGAAATGAACTGGGATCCGGAAGAACTTGTGACGATCAATAAGCAGGGGGGTGTTCGTCCACTGAAAGAAGCGCTCGTCTCTCACTTTGAAATTACAGTTTTAACAAAACCGCTTCTTGAGCAGGCAGTGCAACTTTCAGCGAATAAGGATTTACGAGAGCTTTTATCGCCAGACAATGAAGAAAATTTAAAAGCATATCTTGAAGGGCGCGATTTACTTGATCTGGTCCGTGATTTTGGGCCGTGGAGGGTATCGGCACAAGCGTTTATCTCGATTCTCAGGAAAATGCCGGCCCGCCTTTACTCAATTGCGAGCAGCTTATCCGCGAATCCGGATGAAGTGCATTTGACTATCGGTGCCGTCCGATATGATGCACACGGACGCAAACGAAAAGGCGTCTGCTCTTGTTTATGCGCGGAACGTCTACAGCCAGGGGACACGCTGCCGGTTTACATTCAGCCTAACCAAAACTTTAAGCTGCCAAAGAACCCAGATACGCCGATTATCATGGTTGGACCGGGAACAGGCATCGCGCCCTTCCGCTCTTTTATGCAGGAACGCGAAGAAATAGGAGCGGAAGGAAAATCATGGTTATTCTTCGGGGACCAGCATTATGTGACGGACTTTCTTTATCAGACAGAATGGCAAAAGTGGCTGAAAGAAGGCGTGCTGACGAAAATGGATGTGGCATTTTCGCGTGATACGGATGAAAAAGTGTATGTGCAGCACCGTATGCTTGAACATAGCAAAGAATTGTTTGAATGGATTCAAGAAGGAGCGGTTGTTTACATTTGCGGAGACAAGAAAAACATGGCATATGACGTCCATAACACTTTACTTGCGATTATCGAAAAAGAAGGCAGCATGAGCCGTGAAAAAGCGGAAGACTATCTTGCCGACATGCAGCAGCAAAAGCGTTACCAACGTGATGTATACTAA
- the cysI gene encoding assimilatory sulfite reductase (NADPH) hemoprotein subunit, whose amino-acid sequence MSKHFLKAPEGPPSDVERIKEESNYLRGTLAESMLEPISAGISEDDNRLMKFHGSYLQDDRDLRNERQKQKLEPAYQFMLRVRLPGGVATPAQWLVMDELAQKYGNGTLKLTTRQTFQMHGILKWNMKKTIQEIHTSLLDTIAACGDVNRNVMCNPNPYQSEIHLEVYERAKKLSNDLLPRTRAYHELWLDEEKVAGTPEAEEVEPMYGPLYLPRKFKIGIAVPPSNDIDVYSQDLGFIAIVEEGKLVGFNVAIGGGMGMTHGDKATYPQLAKVIGFCTSDKIYDVAEKVITIQRDYGNRSVRKNARFKYTVDRLGLETIKAELEARLGWSLDEAKPYHFDHNGDRYGWVKGVQGIWHFTLFVQGGRVADFDDYKLKTGLREIAKIHTGDFRLTANQNLIIANVSSQTKKRISELIEQYGLTNGEHYTALRRSSLACVALPTCGLAMAEAERYLPVLLEKIEAIVDENGLCNEEITIRMTGCPNGCARPALGEIAFIGKAPGKYNMYLGAAFDGSRLSKMYRENIGEEEILSELRVLFSRYAKERREGEHFGDFVVRTDVVKAVTDGTNFHD is encoded by the coding sequence ATGTCGAAGCACTTTTTAAAAGCACCAGAGGGCCCGCCAAGCGATGTTGAGCGCATTAAAGAAGAAAGCAACTATTTGCGCGGCACGCTGGCGGAATCGATGTTAGAACCGATCAGCGCCGGAATTTCCGAAGATGACAATCGCCTGATGAAATTTCACGGTAGCTACTTGCAGGATGACCGGGATCTCCGCAACGAGCGCCAAAAGCAAAAGCTTGAACCTGCGTATCAATTCATGCTGCGTGTCCGTTTGCCGGGCGGTGTGGCAACACCAGCTCAATGGCTTGTCATGGATGAGCTTGCCCAAAAGTACGGAAACGGGACCTTAAAACTGACAACACGCCAGACATTTCAAATGCACGGTATTTTAAAATGGAATATGAAAAAAACAATTCAGGAAATTCATACGTCCCTTTTGGATACAATTGCGGCATGCGGCGATGTGAATCGGAACGTTATGTGTAACCCGAATCCATATCAATCTGAAATTCATTTAGAAGTATACGAAAGGGCGAAAAAGTTGAGTAATGATTTATTACCACGGACAAGAGCCTATCATGAGCTTTGGTTGGATGAAGAAAAAGTTGCTGGTACGCCAGAAGCAGAAGAAGTCGAACCGATGTATGGCCCGCTTTATTTGCCGCGGAAGTTTAAGATCGGTATCGCCGTTCCGCCATCAAATGACATTGATGTCTATTCGCAGGATCTTGGATTCATTGCGATTGTTGAAGAAGGAAAGCTTGTCGGTTTTAACGTGGCCATCGGCGGCGGCATGGGTATGACACATGGCGACAAAGCAACGTATCCGCAACTCGCTAAAGTAATCGGCTTCTGTACGTCGGACAAAATTTATGATGTGGCGGAAAAAGTCATTACGATTCAGCGTGACTATGGAAACCGTTCTGTCCGCAAAAATGCTCGGTTTAAGTATACAGTTGACCGCCTCGGACTGGAAACAATCAAGGCTGAATTGGAAGCTCGCCTCGGCTGGAGCCTGGATGAAGCGAAGCCGTATCATTTCGACCATAACGGCGACCGCTACGGCTGGGTAAAAGGTGTTCAGGGAATATGGCATTTTACACTGTTTGTCCAAGGTGGCCGTGTCGCAGATTTTGATGATTACAAGCTGAAGACTGGCTTGCGTGAAATTGCCAAAATTCATACCGGTGATTTCCGTTTGACAGCAAATCAAAACCTGATCATTGCCAACGTATCAAGCCAAACCAAGAAAAGGATTAGCGAGTTGATCGAGCAATACGGTTTGACGAATGGCGAGCATTATACAGCACTTCGTCGCAGCTCGCTGGCGTGCGTCGCTCTTCCGACGTGTGGATTGGCGATGGCGGAAGCAGAACGCTATTTGCCGGTACTGCTTGAGAAGATCGAGGCTATTGTCGATGAAAACGGTTTGTGCAACGAAGAAATTACGATCCGCATGACCGGCTGCCCGAACGGTTGTGCCCGTCCGGCGCTTGGCGAAATTGCCTTTATCGGCAAAGCGCCCGGCAAATACAACATGTATCTTGGCGCAGCCTTTGACGGTAGCCGCCTAAGCAAAATGTATCGTGAAAACATCGGTGAAGAAGAAATTTTGAGCGAACTGCGTGTGCTTTTTTCCCGCTACGCGAAAGAAAGGCGGGAAGGCGAGCACTTCGGTGACTTTGTTGTCCGTACCGACGTCGTCAAAGCAGTGACAGACGGCACGAATTTTCATGATTAA
- a CDS encoding sporulation protein, which yields MSFFKKMAASVGIGSATVDTVLDYSQYRPGDTITGTVYVRGGNVEQTIDDIDLYVMSRYIMEKDDKKIYQTSPIASHRVVNGFIIFPKEVKEFPFAFPLPLDTPVTLGSVAIWIKTDIDIKNGVDAGDNDRIQVLPHPWMEKVLKAVQQVGFTLREADCEYAPFFRRRLPFVQEFEFSPSNRDYRGKLDEVEVVCHVEENGIEVALEIDRKARGVLGWLEETYSMDERLVRIYLNKTELNQDVNVLTQKFRAIINQHAR from the coding sequence ATGTCGTTTTTTAAAAAAATGGCGGCAAGTGTAGGCATTGGTTCCGCTACAGTCGATACGGTTTTGGATTATTCGCAGTATCGTCCGGGCGATACGATTACAGGAACCGTCTATGTGCGTGGAGGAAATGTAGAACAAACTATTGATGATATTGATCTGTATGTAATGAGCCGCTATATTATGGAAAAGGACGATAAGAAAATATACCAGACATCTCCGATTGCTTCCCATCGAGTAGTTAACGGATTCATTATTTTTCCTAAAGAAGTAAAAGAGTTTCCATTTGCGTTTCCTCTACCGTTGGACACACCTGTTACGCTTGGAAGCGTGGCCATTTGGATTAAGACAGATATAGATATTAAAAATGGTGTGGATGCCGGGGATAACGACCGTATTCAAGTGCTTCCACATCCGTGGATGGAAAAAGTGCTAAAAGCTGTCCAACAGGTCGGATTTACACTACGGGAAGCAGACTGCGAGTATGCACCTTTCTTCCGTCGCCGTCTTCCATTTGTACAGGAGTTTGAGTTTAGTCCATCTAACCGTGATTATCGAGGAAAGCTTGATGAAGTGGAAGTTGTGTGCCACGTAGAGGAAAATGGAATTGAAGTGGCGCTGGAAATCGATCGTAAAGCCAGAGGAGTATTAGGATGGTTGGAAGAAACGTATAGTATGGATGAACGTCTTGTACGTATTTACTTAAATAAAACGGAATTAAATCAGGATGTTAACGTGTTAACCCAAAAGTTCCGTGCTATTATTAATCAACATGCGAGATAA